A portion of the Rhinopithecus roxellana isolate Shanxi Qingling chromosome 19, ASM756505v1, whole genome shotgun sequence genome contains these proteins:
- the NGFR gene encoding tumor necrosis factor receptor superfamily member 16: MRAGATGRAMDGPRLLLLLLLGVSLGGAKEACPTGLYTHSGECCKACNLGEGVAQPCGANQTVCEPCLDSVTFSDVVSATEPCKPCTECVGLQSMSAPCVEADDAVCRCAYGYYQDETTGRCEACRVCEAGSGLVFSCQDKQNTVCEECPDGTYSDEANHVDPCLPCTVCEDTERQLRECTRWADAECEEIPGRWITRSTPPEGSDSTAPITQEPEAPPEQDLIASTVADVVTTVMGSSQPVVTRGTTDNLIPVYCSILAAVVVGLVAYIAFKRWNSCKQNKQGANSRPVNQTPPPEGEKLHSDSGISVDSQSLHDQQPHTQTASGQALKGDGGLYSSLPPAKREEVEKLLNGSAGDTWRHLAGELGYQPEHIDSFTHEACPVRALLASWATQDSATLDALLAALRRIQRADLVESLCSESTATSPV; encoded by the exons GTGTCCCTTGGAGGTGCCAAGGAGGCATGCCCCACAGGCCTGTACACACACAGCGGCGAGTGCTGCAAAGCCTGCAACCTGGGCGAAGGTGTGGCCCAGCCTTGTGGAGCCAACCAGACCGTGTGTGAGCCCTGCCTGGACA GTGTGACGTTCTCCGACGTGGTGAGCGCGACCGAGCCGTGCAAGCCGTGCACCGAGTGCGTGGGGCTTCAGAGCATGTCGGCGCCGTGCGTGGAGGCCGACGACGCCGTGTGCCGCTGTGCCTACGGCTACTACCAGGACGAGACGACCGGGCGCTGCGAGGCGTGCCGCGTGTGCGAGGCGGGCTCGGGCCTCGTATTCTCGTGCCAGGACAAGCAGAACACCGTGTGTGAGGAGTGCCCCGACGGCACGTATTCAGATGAGGCCAACCACGTGGACCCGTGCCTGCCCTGCACCGTGTGCGAGGACACTGAGCGCCAGCTGCGCGAGTGCACACGCTGGGCCGACGCCGAGTGCGAGG AGATCCCTGGCCGTTGGATTACAAGGTCCACGCCCCCCGAGGGCTCTGACAGCACAGCCCCCATcacccaggagcctgaggcaccTCCAGAACAAGACCTCATAGCCAGCACGGTGGCAGATGTGGTGACCACAGTGATGGGCAGCTCCCAGCCCGTGGTAACCCGAGGCACCACCGACAACCTCATCCCCGTCTATTGCTCCATCCTGGCTGCTGTGGTTGTGGGCCTTGTGGCCTACATAGCCTTCAAGAG GTGGAACAGCTGCAAGCAGAACAAGCAAGGAGCCAACAGCCGGCCAGTGAACCAGACGCCCCCACCAGAGGGAGAAAAACTCCATAGCGACAGTGGCATCTCCGTGGACAGCCAGAGCCTGCATGACCAGCAGCCCCACACGCAGACGGCCTCGGGCCAGG CCCTCAAGGGTGATGGAGGCCTCTACAGCAGCCTGCCCCCAGCCAAGCGGGAAGAGGTGGAGAAGCTTCTCAACGGGTCTGCGGGGGACACCTGGCGGCACCTGGCGGGCGAGCTGGGCTACCAGCCCGAGCACATAGACTCCTTTACCCACGAGGCCTGCCCCGTTCGCGCCCTGCTTGCAAGCTGGGCCACCCAGGACAGCGCCACACTGGACGCCCTCCTGGCTGCCCTGCGCCGCATCCAGCGAGCTGACCTCGTGGAGAGTCTGTGCAGTGAGTCCACTGCCACATCCCCGGTGTGA